Proteins found in one Phoenicibacter congonensis genomic segment:
- a CDS encoding dihydroorotate dehydrogenase electron transfer subunit: MAPKFVENAQVVSNEQLASNIWKVVLSCNQTPDAILPGQFVHLQVDGGCKAMLRRPFSIMNANAENKTIDIVYEVKGAGTTMMTKWQKGYTTSIIAPLGNSWLATLPEGEDSKISRALIVGGGVGAAPLFMLARNFVKKGISVDVVLGARTKEVLVMEAPYRTLDLNTLVCVTDDGSYGEAGFCTFPAVRLINENSYDYVGTCGPAPVMKAVADAAKEKAKFVEVSTEERMACGVGACKTCVVDTVNGKVKSCDCGPVFPAEVISW; encoded by the coding sequence TTGGCACCTAAATTCGTTGAAAATGCGCAGGTTGTTTCGAACGAACAGCTTGCTTCAAACATTTGGAAAGTTGTGCTTTCCTGCAATCAAACGCCTGACGCAATTTTGCCCGGCCAATTTGTTCATCTTCAAGTTGACGGCGGATGCAAAGCGATGTTGCGAAGACCTTTTTCAATCATGAACGCTAATGCGGAAAATAAAACTATTGATATTGTTTATGAGGTAAAAGGCGCAGGCACCACGATGATGACAAAGTGGCAAAAGGGATACACCACAAGCATCATTGCTCCGCTTGGAAATTCGTGGTTGGCCACGCTTCCTGAGGGCGAGGATTCAAAAATTTCTCGGGCGTTAATCGTTGGTGGTGGTGTAGGTGCTGCTCCTTTGTTTATGCTTGCTAGAAATTTTGTGAAAAAAGGCATTAGTGTTGATGTTGTCCTTGGTGCTCGCACGAAAGAAGTTCTCGTGATGGAAGCTCCCTACAGAACGCTTGATCTAAACACTCTGGTTTGTGTAACTGACGATGGATCTTATGGTGAGGCTGGTTTTTGCACCTTTCCTGCAGTGCGTTTGATTAATGAGAATTCATATGATTATGTTGGAACATGCGGTCCAGCTCCTGTCATGAAGGCCGTTGCCGATGCCGCTAAAGAAAAGGCGAAGTTCGTGGAGGTCTCAACCGAAGAGCGAATGGCATGTGGCGTTGGCGCTTGCAAAACTTGCGTTGTTGACACGGTGAATGGAAAAGTTAAATCGTGCGACTGTGGGCCTGTATTCCCTGCGGAGGTAATTTCATGGTAA
- the carB gene encoding carbamoyl-phosphate synthase large subunit, giving the protein MPRRQDLKKILVIGSGPIVIGQACEFDYSGAQACKVLEEDGFEVVLVNSNPATIMTDPGLAHKTYVEPITKEFVEKIIATERPDALLPTLGGQTGLNVAVELAKSCVLEKYGVEMIGCDLDAIERGEDRKLFNECMEDLGIETARSGYAYSVEDAKEIVSNLGFPVVLRPSFTLGGAGGGIAHNEEELEQIVEQGLDLSPVGEVLVEESIEGWKEYEMEVMRDRAGNGIIVCSIENFDAMGVHTGDSITVAPAQTLSDVEYQRMRVASLAILEKIGVETGGSNVQFAINPKNGRMVVIEMNPRVSRSSALASKATGFPIAKAAAKLAVGYTLDEITNDITKATPACFEPSIDYCVVKVPRFAFEKFNGTDDTLSTRMKAVGEIMAIGRTFEEALGKALRSLENGRAGLIADGKGERVETREDFDRLLGRPTQDRVFHIAEAMKSGFSVDEIAEKTGIDKWFLNRMADIVAVENNIEGHKLEELDADSLLTIKQFGISDEQIAHLMGGNSKLVRTVRKILGVRPAFKTVDTCAAEFESKTAYHYKTYDAAESEVGAQKTKPRVMILGAGPNRIGQGIEFDYCCVHASYALHDEGYETIMVNCNPETVSTDYDTSDKLYFEPLTFEDVMDIIDAEDPDGVIVTLGGQTPLKLAHDLAEAGVKIMGTQPEAIDLAEDRDQFSAILDELGVTYPAAGMASTFEQACSVAKNIGFPLLVRPSYVLGGRGMAIVYDTEHLKTYMTQAAKITPDHPVYLDKFLEGAIEVDVDALCDGEEVFVGGILEHIEMAGIHSGDSACCTPPFALSQSEQQKLREITRKIALRLGVIGLINIQFAVKDSIIYVIEANPRASRTVPFVSKATGVPLAKCAARIMCGEKISDLNLPSETREFNHFSVKEAVLPFGRFPGTDTILGPEMKSTGEVMGIADNFPAAYAKTQFAIDYTMPTKGTVFMSVCDRDKRNVFSIAREIERLGFDIVATKGTAHALKAVGVKCEEVNKISEGESNIIDRLANGDISLVINTPFGEKARGDGYAIRSACVRYGVPAVTTLEGTQAITAAMETLRDEELGVIALQDL; this is encoded by the coding sequence ATGCCTAGACGTCAAGATTTAAAGAAAATTCTTGTTATTGGCTCTGGCCCTATTGTTATTGGGCAGGCTTGTGAATTTGACTATTCCGGAGCTCAGGCGTGCAAGGTTTTGGAAGAGGACGGATTCGAAGTCGTTCTTGTTAACAGTAATCCAGCGACAATTATGACTGACCCTGGCCTTGCGCATAAAACATATGTGGAACCAATTACGAAGGAATTCGTGGAAAAAATTATTGCAACTGAGCGTCCTGATGCTCTTTTGCCTACGCTCGGTGGCCAAACTGGGCTAAATGTTGCGGTAGAACTTGCAAAAAGTTGTGTGCTCGAGAAATATGGTGTTGAGATGATTGGCTGTGATCTCGATGCTATTGAGCGAGGAGAAGATCGCAAATTATTTAATGAATGCATGGAAGATCTTGGCATTGAAACAGCAAGAAGTGGCTATGCCTACAGCGTTGAGGATGCTAAGGAAATCGTCTCCAACCTTGGCTTTCCTGTTGTTTTACGTCCATCGTTTACCCTTGGTGGAGCTGGTGGTGGAATTGCTCATAACGAAGAGGAACTAGAACAAATTGTTGAGCAAGGTCTCGACCTTTCTCCAGTCGGCGAAGTTCTCGTGGAAGAAAGCATCGAAGGCTGGAAAGAATATGAGATGGAGGTCATGCGTGACCGCGCAGGCAATGGAATCATCGTCTGTTCAATTGAGAATTTCGATGCAATGGGCGTTCACACCGGCGACTCAATCACCGTTGCTCCTGCCCAAACTCTAAGCGATGTTGAATATCAACGCATGAGAGTTGCGTCTCTTGCTATTCTCGAAAAAATTGGCGTCGAGACCGGCGGTTCGAATGTGCAGTTTGCTATCAATCCTAAAAATGGACGCATGGTTGTCATAGAAATGAACCCACGCGTTAGCCGCTCTTCTGCACTTGCTTCTAAAGCGACCGGTTTTCCAATTGCAAAAGCTGCCGCAAAATTGGCAGTTGGATACACTCTAGATGAAATCACGAATGACATTACAAAGGCTACGCCTGCTTGTTTTGAGCCTTCTATCGACTATTGCGTCGTGAAGGTTCCACGTTTTGCTTTTGAAAAATTTAATGGCACCGACGACACTCTTTCGACTCGAATGAAGGCTGTTGGCGAGATTATGGCTATTGGACGAACTTTTGAGGAAGCATTAGGAAAAGCTCTGCGTTCCTTGGAAAATGGTAGGGCAGGCCTCATTGCCGATGGCAAGGGTGAGCGCGTTGAAACCAGAGAAGATTTTGACAGACTTCTTGGTCGTCCAACCCAAGACCGAGTCTTTCACATTGCCGAAGCGATGAAAAGCGGTTTTTCTGTTGATGAAATTGCGGAAAAAACTGGAATCGACAAGTGGTTTTTGAACAGGATGGCTGACATCGTCGCTGTTGAAAACAACATAGAAGGACACAAGCTTGAGGAGCTTGATGCCGATTCTCTGCTTACTATTAAACAGTTTGGCATTTCTGATGAGCAAATTGCGCATCTAATGGGCGGAAATTCGAAACTTGTTCGAACCGTGAGAAAAATTTTGGGGGTTCGTCCTGCGTTTAAGACGGTCGACACTTGTGCTGCTGAATTTGAAAGCAAGACAGCCTATCACTACAAGACATACGACGCTGCTGAAAGCGAGGTTGGCGCGCAAAAGACTAAGCCTCGTGTGATGATTCTTGGCGCTGGTCCAAATCGAATTGGGCAAGGAATTGAGTTTGACTATTGCTGTGTTCATGCATCATATGCCCTGCATGATGAGGGATATGAAACCATCATGGTTAATTGCAACCCAGAAACTGTGTCAACTGACTATGACACTTCTGACAAGTTGTATTTTGAACCGTTGACTTTTGAAGATGTGATGGATATTATCGATGCAGAAGATCCTGACGGCGTTATTGTCACGCTTGGTGGGCAAACTCCTCTAAAACTTGCGCATGATTTGGCTGAGGCAGGCGTGAAAATTATGGGAACACAACCTGAGGCGATTGACTTGGCAGAAGATCGAGACCAATTCAGCGCAATCCTTGATGAATTAGGTGTTACATATCCTGCCGCTGGTATGGCTTCAACTTTTGAGCAGGCTTGCAGTGTGGCAAAAAACATCGGTTTTCCACTTCTTGTTCGTCCAAGCTATGTTTTGGGTGGTCGAGGAATGGCGATTGTTTATGACACCGAGCATCTAAAGACCTACATGACGCAGGCGGCTAAAATTACGCCTGACCATCCAGTTTATCTTGATAAATTCCTCGAAGGCGCAATTGAAGTTGATGTTGATGCTCTTTGTGACGGCGAAGAGGTGTTCGTTGGTGGAATTCTGGAGCACATCGAAATGGCTGGAATTCACTCTGGTGACTCTGCTTGCTGTACGCCACCTTTTGCTCTGAGTCAATCAGAACAACAAAAACTTCGTGAAATTACTCGAAAGATTGCCCTCCGACTTGGTGTTATTGGCCTAATAAACATTCAATTTGCAGTAAAAGATTCGATAATTTATGTAATTGAAGCAAACCCTAGAGCCAGCCGAACTGTTCCTTTTGTATCTAAAGCGACAGGTGTTCCTCTGGCAAAGTGTGCTGCAAGAATAATGTGCGGAGAAAAGATTTCAGACTTAAATCTTCCGTCTGAAACGCGTGAGTTCAATCACTTCTCGGTAAAAGAGGCTGTGCTTCCGTTTGGAAGATTCCCGGGAACGGACACAATTTTGGGACCAGAGATGAAATCTACCGGTGAGGTCATGGGGATAGCTGATAACTTCCCAGCTGCGTATGCAAAGACACAGTTCGCAATTGACTACACAATGCCCACTAAAGGCACAGTTTTTATGAGTGTGTGCGACCGCGATAAACGAAACGTTTTTTCGATTGCGCGCGAGATTGAACGCCTAGGGTTTGACATTGTTGCGACGAAAGGCACTGCGCACGCTTTGAAGGCAGTTGGTGTTAAGTGTGAGGAAGTGAACAAGATTTCGGAGGGTGAATCAAACATTATTGATCGCCTTGCTAACGGAGATATTTCACTTGTGATTAACACTCCTTTTGGTGAAAAGGCTCGCGGTGACGGTTATGCGATTCGTTCCGCTTGTGTTCGTTATGGCGTTCCAGCGGTGACTACTTTGGAAGGCACGCAGGCAATAACAGCTGCTATGGAAACACTACGAGACGAAGAACTTGGCGTAATTGCGCTGCAGGATTTGTAG
- the carA gene encoding glutamine-hydrolyzing carbamoyl-phosphate synthase small subunit translates to MTKLSETILKNTTKFGRKPALLVLEDGTSFSGYSCGVDGTAFGEICFNTTLEGYLEVITDPSYAGQIVTMTYPQIGNYGVNLDDCQSAAPAMRALVVRDMCQTPSNFRSEISLPDFLIRNKIVAIEGVDTRSLVRHIRDFGAQKAAVSTVVLDEERLLDEVKESTSIVGQNLVKTVSRAAASKFDELPASQAFAFGMPAEKKYKVVAYDCGAKLAILENLVRCGCDLTVVPWDTPAKEVLGMHPDGVFFSNGPGDPDAVEDTYVQVRELLGKLPIFGICLGHQMMSIAAGAEIEKLKYGHRGGNQPVFNLLTHRVEITSQNHGFGCVFSSLGELEDEYKSVEVPRGLNGSAEDLRAWVQAGVAPVVKNEKYGRIRLTHVNLNDGTAEGIQFMDVPAFCVQYHPEANPGPTDSHYLFTAFTRLMDGDDDYLNIDIAKDRLAGWRFGRNCATPCAVDRKDSSPLNLSNSKKPSHESGEEVANA, encoded by the coding sequence TTGACTAAACTCTCTGAGACTATTCTTAAAAACACTACTAAATTTGGCAGGAAACCGGCGCTGTTAGTTCTGGAGGATGGGACGAGTTTTTCAGGCTATTCTTGTGGAGTAGACGGAACGGCGTTTGGTGAGATTTGCTTCAACACGACTCTTGAGGGTTATTTAGAAGTAATCACAGATCCGAGCTACGCTGGGCAAATTGTGACCATGACCTATCCTCAAATTGGCAATTATGGAGTTAACCTTGACGATTGCCAGTCGGCGGCGCCTGCGATGCGTGCGCTTGTGGTTCGCGACATGTGCCAAACTCCTTCTAACTTCAGAAGTGAGATTTCGCTGCCAGATTTTTTGATAAGAAACAAAATCGTTGCAATCGAGGGAGTGGACACGCGCTCCCTCGTTCGTCATATTCGAGACTTCGGCGCGCAAAAAGCTGCTGTTTCGACTGTTGTTTTAGACGAAGAACGTCTCTTGGATGAAGTGAAAGAATCCACTTCTATCGTTGGACAGAATCTTGTGAAGACTGTGTCTCGCGCGGCTGCTTCTAAATTTGACGAATTGCCCGCTTCTCAAGCGTTTGCTTTCGGAATGCCTGCCGAGAAGAAGTATAAGGTTGTCGCATATGATTGCGGTGCAAAGCTTGCAATTTTGGAAAATTTAGTTCGTTGCGGTTGTGATTTGACAGTTGTTCCTTGGGACACCCCTGCAAAAGAAGTTCTTGGTATGCATCCTGATGGCGTATTTTTCTCAAATGGACCAGGTGATCCAGATGCGGTTGAGGACACATATGTCCAAGTTCGGGAGCTTTTAGGAAAGTTGCCAATTTTTGGAATCTGCTTGGGCCATCAAATGATGAGTATTGCAGCCGGCGCTGAAATTGAAAAGTTGAAATATGGTCATCGTGGCGGCAACCAGCCAGTTTTTAACCTGCTAACTCATCGCGTTGAAATCACTTCACAGAATCACGGTTTTGGATGTGTTTTCTCTTCGCTTGGTGAGTTGGAGGATGAATATAAGTCTGTTGAAGTGCCTCGGGGCCTCAACGGTTCTGCTGAGGATCTTCGTGCTTGGGTTCAAGCAGGTGTAGCACCTGTCGTTAAAAATGAAAAATATGGAAGAATTCGTCTCACTCATGTGAATTTAAACGATGGTACAGCGGAAGGCATTCAGTTTATGGATGTGCCTGCATTTTGTGTGCAATATCACCCCGAGGCAAATCCTGGCCCGACCGATTCTCACTATCTATTTACAGCATTCACGCGTTTAATGGATGGAGATGACGATTATTTGAACATCGATATTGCAAAAGACAGACTTGCTGGCTGGAGATTTGGAAGGAATTGTGCAACACCTTGTGCGGTTGACAGGAAAGATTCTTCGCCTTTAAATCTATCAAACAGTAAAAAGCCTTCTCATGAGAGCGGAGAGGAGGTAGCTAATGCCTAG
- a CDS encoding dihydroorotase: protein MDLILKGGHLVDPQVGIDGVADIYVKDGKIAEVGKDLSVEGTEIIDCNGKIVTPGLVDAHVHLREPGFEHKEDIESGTRAAVKGGFTSVCAMPNTDPCIDDAVGVEYVKAVAEKKGHCKVEVSGACTHERQGETLSDMGDMFEHGVRMFTDDGAGIQKAGIMRLVMDYASQFDCVVSVHAQDDSLVGEGQVNEGKCSTRLGLSPWPAEGEEVEIERDISMCRLTGCPLHIQHITTARGLELVKRAKAEGLPVTCEVTPHHMFLNENDIDDTYPTSLKVNPPLRTEVDTKALIEGVKSGDVDIIVTDHAPHAAYEKDREFELAPFGMIGLETSLALINTNLVKTGEIDYSKLVSLMSVKPREILRAKAVKLEEGETADITVFDPDLKWTVGEGGFESRAENSGFLGCELVGRATEVLVDGNIVLKAGEVID, encoded by the coding sequence ATGGACTTGATTCTTAAAGGCGGTCACTTAGTTGATCCACAGGTTGGCATTGATGGAGTTGCCGACATTTATGTTAAAGACGGAAAAATTGCAGAAGTTGGAAAAGATCTTTCTGTTGAAGGTACAGAAATCATCGACTGTAACGGAAAGATTGTTACTCCGGGTCTTGTTGATGCGCATGTTCATCTTCGTGAGCCAGGCTTTGAGCATAAAGAAGACATTGAGTCTGGAACTCGCGCGGCTGTAAAAGGTGGTTTTACATCTGTTTGTGCGATGCCTAACACCGACCCATGCATTGATGACGCTGTTGGTGTTGAATATGTTAAAGCCGTTGCCGAGAAAAAGGGCCACTGCAAAGTCGAAGTTTCGGGGGCTTGTACGCACGAGCGCCAAGGCGAGACACTCTCTGACATGGGAGACATGTTCGAACATGGTGTTCGCATGTTCACTGATGACGGTGCGGGAATTCAAAAAGCTGGGATCATGCGCCTTGTCATGGATTATGCCTCTCAATTCGACTGTGTAGTTTCTGTTCATGCGCAAGACGATTCTCTCGTTGGCGAAGGCCAGGTTAATGAGGGGAAATGTTCCACCCGCCTTGGTCTTTCTCCATGGCCTGCTGAGGGTGAGGAAGTTGAGATTGAACGTGACATTTCGATGTGTCGCCTAACAGGTTGCCCATTACACATTCAGCACATTACAACTGCTCGTGGATTAGAGCTCGTTAAGCGTGCAAAAGCAGAAGGTTTGCCTGTAACGTGTGAGGTCACGCCTCATCACATGTTCTTAAATGAGAATGACATTGACGACACCTATCCTACTTCTCTAAAGGTCAATCCACCTCTGCGCACTGAAGTTGATACTAAAGCGTTAATTGAGGGAGTTAAGTCAGGAGATGTTGACATTATTGTCACAGATCACGCTCCTCATGCAGCATATGAAAAAGACAGAGAATTCGAGCTCGCGCCTTTTGGAATGATTGGACTTGAAACTTCTCTTGCTTTGATAAACACGAATCTCGTAAAAACAGGCGAAATTGATTATTCAAAGTTAGTTTCTTTAATGAGTGTTAAACCGAGAGAGATTCTTCGCGCTAAAGCCGTTAAACTAGAAGAAGGTGAAACAGCTGACATCACTGTTTTTGATCCTGATTTGAAATGGACGGTTGGCGAAGGCGGATTCGAATCGCGAGCTGAAAACAGTGGTTTTCTTGGGTGTGAACTTGTTGGTCGTGCGACCGAAGTTTTGGTGGATGGAAACATTGTTTTGAAAGCTGGCGAGGTAATTGACTAA